A genomic region of Anopheles coustani chromosome 3, idAnoCousDA_361_x.2, whole genome shotgun sequence contains the following coding sequences:
- the LOC131260608 gene encoding transferrin-like yields the protein MLKVCSSSTVLLLVLALGSIASGQQQERVCATARYTAECEQLQRGVSDVICVQVQDSVECAQRIRNGTADFGVFSAESVLLTASLGWDGLTVVKELRNAERVREPVDFQAAVVVRSNHTGGINGLRGLRYCHPGFFYSRTQRWTEGVLKHFERLVTPTQCEDFHTVTEIEAAGLSRFFGESCRPGLWSQIPKEDADLKEKYSNLCTLCPNSTTCSYDGYSTPHQSALQCLEHSADVVYASTQDIQRFFNDRSSIANDFAFLCPNGTIQPVTGTPCSWLRQPWPTVMASTTKAIQISTRIDQWVRSTQTAPSLWEEAIVRILTRDDQEKIVAVGDIQLPADYIRPFRPIPVVSDLCQTTVRWCTTSLEEKQKCDVLSRAALTTGVLPYVECNNPTTNRMTCLDNIANNRADFVGIDSNYGFLARQKDLTAAMYQETEKEKYSSVVVLVHEGKGVDRFERLRDSKACFPEFGGIASVAFVNVGRSRGIFDRNECDYSRLMSDFFSESCAPGSRDKLHDPTGENSANLCALCRYGDTPTPRQASNDEDDTDAYTEQPSDDLEQPPVEGIDEALRPKLIEVNADPALLCAASESNRYYGTRGALRCLQEAGDVAIVEAQNLAGHAQFLAMNESSYRVLCRNGSLASYTGFTVDEECYLTTIVDGEIVVRRQWEKSDNIVHMLSSLDVYLQNDPDFRMYNIFGGMRNLLFEDSALGLVSPQHAELGASVRNYIRLFENIEDCQNSAPSTTLAPGGTGGRAAIITVNLFLTILLAGIIAWRL from the exons ATGCTTAAGGTGTGCAGTAGTAGTACAGTATTACTGCTCGTGCTGGCCCTCGGGAGCATTGCTAGCGGGCAGCAGCAAG AGCGGGTGTGTGCCACCGCACGTTACACGGCCGAATGCGAGCAGCTTCAGCGCGGCGTGTCGGATGTGATCTGCGTCCAGGTGCAGGACTCGGTCGAGTGTGCTCAGCGTATCCGCAACGGAACGGCCGACTTTGGGGTGTTTAGCGCCGAAAGCGTACTGCTCACGGCCAGCCTCGGCTGGGATGGTCTGACGGTCGTCAAGGAGTTGCGCAACGCCGAGCGGGTCCGGGAGCCGGTCGACTTCCAGGCGGCCGTCGTAGTGCGCAGTAACCACACCGGTGGCATCAACGGATTGCGCGGCCTGCGCTACTGTCATCCCGGGTTCTTCTACAGCCGCACGCAGCGCTGGACCGAAGGAGTTTTGAAGCACTTCGAGCGCCTGGTCACACCGACCCAGTGCGAAGACTTCCACACCGTCACCGAGATCGAGGCGGCCGGTCTGTCGCGCTTTTTCGGAGAATCCTGCCGTCCCGGCCTGTGGTCCCAGATACCTAAGGAAGATGCCGATTTAA AGGAAAAGTACTCGAATCTCTGCACGTTATGTCCGAACTCCACCACCTGCTCGTACGATGGCTACTCCACACCGCATCAGTCGGCCCTGCAGTGTCTCGAGCATAGCGCAGACGTTGTCTACGCCTCGACACAGGACATCCAACGGTTCTTCAACGATCGCAGCTCAATCGCAAACGACTTTGCGTTCCTCTGCCCGAACGGCACCATCCAGCCGGTCACCGGCACACCGTGCAGTTGGCTCCGACAGCCCTGGCCTACCGTTATGGCATCCACGACCAAGGCGATACAAATTTCGACGCGCATCGATCAGTGGGTGCGCAGCACGCAAACCGCTCCGTCGCTGTGGGAGGAGGCCATCGTGCGAATCCTAACACGGGACGACCAGGAAAAGATCGTCGCCGTTGGCGATATTCAACTGCCGGCCGACTACATCCGTCCGTTCCGTCCGATACCGGTCGTTTCCGATCTGTGCCAGACGACGGTCCGCTGGTGCACGACGTCGCTCGAGGAGAAGCAAAAGTGTGACGTTCTATCGCGGGCCGCACTGACTACCGGCGTGCTGCCGTACGTGGAATGCAACAATCCCACCACCAACCGGATGACCTGCCTGGACAATATCGCCAACAACCGGGCCGACTTTGTGGGTATCGACTCGAACTACGGTTTCCTGGCGCGCCAGAAGGACCTGACGGCCGCGATGTACCAGGAGACGGAGAAGGAGAAGTACTCCTCGGTGGTGGTGCTCGTCCACGAAGGGAAGGGTGTCGACCGGTTCGAGCGACTGCGCGATTCGAAGGCATGCTTCCCGGAGTTCGGTGGAATTG CTTCGGTCGCGTTCGTTAATGTGGGACGATCGCGTGGAATTTTCGATCGCAACGAGTGCGACTACAGCCGTCTGATGAGTGACTTCTTCTCTGAATCATGCGCTCCGGGTTCGCGTGACAAGCTGCACGATCCGACCGGAGAGAACTCCGCAAACCTGTGTGCCCTCTGCCGGTACGGAGATACGCCGACACCGCGCCAGGCTAGCAACGACGAAGACGATACCGACGCCTACACCGAGCAACCGAGCGACGATCTCGAACAGCCGCCGGTCGAGGGTATCGATGAAGCGCTGCGTCCCAAGCTGATCGAGGTGAATGCCGACCCGGCCCTGCTTTGTGCGGCCAGTGAATCAAACCGGTACTACGGTACACGCGGGGCCCTGCGCTGCCTCCAGGAGGCCGGAGATGTGGCGATCGTCGAAGCACAAAACCTTGCCGGCCATGCCCAGTTCTTGGCGATGAACGAAAGCAGCTATCGGGTGCTCTGCCGCAACGGTTCGCTGGCCAGCTACACCGGTTTCACCGTGGACGAGGAGTGCTACCTGACGACGATCGTCGACGGCGAGATCGTGGTCCGCCGGCAGTGGGAAAAGTCGGACAACATTGTCCACATGCTTAGCTCGCTCGATGTGTACCTGCAGAATGATCCCGACTTCCGTATGTACAACATTTTCGGTGGCATGCGCAATCTGCTGTTCGAGGATTCCGCCCTTGGTCTCGTTTCGCCCCAGCACGCCGAGCTCGGTGCGTCCGTTCGGAACTACATTCGGCTGTTCGAGAACATCGAGGACTGCCAGAATTCGGCCCCATCGACAACGCTGGCGCCCGGTGGCACCGGTGGACGCGCAGCCATTATTACCGTGAACTTGTTCCTCACGATTCTTCTCGCGGGCATTATCGCCTGGAGATTGTAA